A single Plasmodium sp. gorilla clade G2 genome assembly, chromosome: 7 DNA region contains:
- a CDS encoding DNA mismatch repair protein PMS1, putative, producing the protein MKIKNIGEESIHNICSSQVIFTLSSVVKELVENSIDANASEIKIKLVESGIKLIEVNDNGVGIKKINFENICARHATSKIKDFNDIHSSLNTLGFRGEALNSLCMLSNVNITTKNEENDHAYLLKFDKLGRLYHEEPIARLRGTTVSCENIFHNIPIRKKDFIKNIKTQLSDLLLLMQQYAIIYHNIKFVIYNIVTFKGCTKNMNLLITNGSDSIKKNFYSIYGKRNIGNLIEFNVDGNEWNIRGYISDSNSGRRDKDLQFYYINSRPIHILKNVNKLINTIYREFNSRLYPIIICNILSDTKNIDVNVTPDKREVFFTFEQEMCEQMKTVLVKLFTPKTSNLIDTQIDDYFLKANNILPNHLKGNIKMETHQEHHHKSISHSQEEKTKEIKNDNIIKTEPNYNNDRTHPSYVKNERIHNDEQIYIKQEKINEQNNSYVDGDEHSNTHQDEEEQEKEKIIKKENIYTDHDDRQLLKIKEEKKYKHPNKYIQNDELYRDNTSSLNYSSLEKDYISTENKINNIQVKNDEFNSSSVFQNDDYNFRKIYRANNSFASTQESMHCDLFVSINKKQYENEQNEENEQNEENEENKKKTEYNFNRNNEQEKSVYIKKEQEEFNSNNDEETYSLGPLSVDNVMMENKKDHLNDMNNNVYEYKLDSDVENDSNNKNNIYEYKINSDDIKNNVYEYKLNSDDIKNNVYEYKLNSDDIKNNVYEYKLNSDDIKNNVYEYKLNSDDNNDNNNNNVYEYKLNSDDNNDNNNNNVYEYKLNSDDNNDNIYEYKLHSDDNNDNNNNNVYEYKLHSDDNNDNIYEYKLTSDDSSNTTYLNGQEKNEGREEGNNLKDYTNYSFEDLKENIKSNCIKKIPIDINMYINREELKSGFDYDQIHVINLTNSEKIKNIIFQKMKEETPINNYLCLTDDQEDKEYKNLFEGNLSLKESNNNTNNVNNNEDINFSNIDETQTDLYFQSSLFNKLKICGQFNKGFVISKIDLLYFENSKKKKNEGDISTYKTHENNITNNINNEDYHNFNNDNNLISDNKHKSNYALFIIDQHAADEKSNFEKYNKIFTMKSQKLISKIHLQVSPAQVHIIQKYMSIFLQNGFEVQILEEPIHKRRKTNNNINEQIDEEEEMLMELNVYLLSLPVFNGKILEVVDFMSLLHHLTEHPVASYNESEVSAKSTIDLNNKTDTWFNYNFPRPQKVWRILASKACRNAIMVGKSLNIYEMIKIKKKLSFLKNPWNCPHGRPTIKYLINNVDIKNCFKNYYLKLYDEITNLILTQNYDAYKYLFHNHVFFLIISTKPFLGPVLKFQ; encoded by the exons atgaagataaaGAATATAGGGGAGGAGTCGATTCACAATATATGCAGCAGTCAGGTTATATTTACTCTGAGCAGTGTAGTTAAAGAATTGGTTGAGAATTCGATAGATGCTAATGCtagtgaaataaaaataaagctAGTTGAGAGTGGAATAAAGTTAATAGAGGTTAATGATAATGGTGTTGGTATAAAAAAGATTAATTTTGAAAACATATGTGCTCGTCATGCTAcatcaaaaataaaagattttAATGATATACACAGTTCTTTAAATACGTTAGGTTTTCGAGGGGAAGCATTAAATTCTTTATGTATGTTAAGCAATGTTAATATAACAACAaagaatgaagaaaatgatcatgcttatttattaaaatttgatAAACTTGGTAGACTTTATCATGAAGAACCAATAGCTAGATTAAGAGGGACTACTGTGAGTTGTgagaatatttttcataacatACCAATAAGAAAGAAAGattttataaagaatataaaaacacaATTATcagatttattattattaatgcaACAATATgctataatatatcataatataaaatttgttatatataatattgttacATTTAAAGGATGCACCAAAAATATGAACTTGTTAATTACTAATGGTAGTGatagtattaaaaaaaatttctattCTATATATGGTAAAAGAAATATTGGTAATTTAATTGAATTCAATGTTGATGGTAATGAATGGAATATTAGAGGTTATATAAGTGATAGTAATAGTGGTAGAAGAGATAAAGATTtgcaattttattatattaatagtagACCTATacacatattaaaaaatgtaaataaattaattaatactATATATAGAGAATTTAATAGTAGATTATATCCTAtcattatttgtaatattttatcagatacaaaaaatatagatgTGAATGTTACTCCTGACAAAAGAGAAGTCTTCTTTACATTTGAGCAAGAAATGTGTGAACAGATGAAAACAGTTCTTGTCAAATTATTTACACCTAAAACGAGTAATTTGATTGATACACAAATTGAcgattattttttaaaagctAATAATATTTTGCCCAATCATCTAAAaggtaatataaaaatggagACACATCAGGAGCATCATCATAAATCCATATCTCACTCACAAGAAGAAAAGAccaaagaaataaaaaatgataatattattaaaactgAACCTAATTATAATAACGATAGGACCCATCCTTCGTATGTTAAAAATGAACGTATACATAACGATgagcaaatatatataaaacaagaaaaaattaatgagCAAAATAATTCTTATGTTGACGGTGATGAACATTCTAATACACATCAAGATGAGGAAGAGCaagagaaagaaaaaataataaaaaaggaaaatatatatactgaTCATGATGATAGAcagttattaaaaataaaggaagaaaaaaaatataagcatccaaataaatatattcaaaatgatGAATTATATAGGGATAATACAAGTAGCCTTAATTATTCGTCATTAGAAAAGGATTACATATCaacagaaaataaaataaataatattcaagttaaaaatgatgaatttAATTCATCATCAGTATTTCAGAATGACGATTATAATTTTCGTAAGATATATAGAGCAAATAATTCCTTTGCATCAACACAAGAAAGTATGCATTGCGATTTATTTGTTTCAATCAATAAGAAGCAATAtgaaaatgaacaaaatgaaGAGAATGAACAGAATGAAgagaatgaagaaaataaaaaaaagacagaatataattttaatagaaATAATGAACAAGAGAAaagtgtatatattaaaaaggagCAAGAAGAatttaattcaaataatgaTGAGGAAACATATTCATTGGGTCCTTTATCAGTTGATAATGTAATGATGGAAAATAAGAAGGATCATTTgaatgatatgaataataatgtatatgaatataaattgGACAGTGATGTTGAAaatgatagtaataataagaataatatttatgagtataaaataaatagcgatgatattaaaaataatgtgtatgaatacaaattaaatagtgatgatattaaaaataatgtgtatgaatacaaattaaatagtgatgatattaaaaataatgtgtatgaatacaaattaaatagtgatgatattaaaaataatgtgtatgaatacaaattaaatagtgatgataataatgataataataataataatgtgtatgaatacaaattaaatagtgatgataataatgataataataataataatgtgtatgaatacaaattaaatagtgatgataataatgataatatttatgaatacaAATTAcatagtgatgataataatgataataataataataatgtgtaTGAATACAAATTAcatagtgatgataataatgataatatttatgaatacaAATTAACTAGTGATGATAGTAGTAATACCACTTATTTAAATGGACaggaaaaaaatgaaggaaGAGAAGAAggtaataatttaaaagattatACAAATTATTCATTCGAGGATTTGAAagagaatataaaaagtaattgtataaagaaaattccaattgatataaatatgtatattaatagAGAAGAATTGAAGAGTGGATTTGATTATGATCAAATACATGTAATAAATTTGACAAACagtgaaaaaataaagaatataatatttcagaaaatgaaagaagaaacaccaataaataattatttatgtttaacAGATGATCAAGAagataaagaatataaaaacttATTTGAAGGAAATTTAAGTTTAAaagaaagtaataataatacaaataatgttaataataatgaagatataaattttaGTAATATAGATGAAACACAGACAGATTTATATTTCCAATCGAGCTTATTCAATAAATTAAAGATATGTGGACAATTTAATAAAGGATTTGTAATATCCAAAATAGATTTActttattttgaaaatagcaaaaaaaaaaaaaatgaaggagATATATCAACATACAAAACACATGAGAACAATATtactaataatataaataatgaggattatcataattttaataatgataataaccTAATAAGtgataataaacataaaagtAATTATgctttatttataattgatCAACATGCAGCTGATGAAAAATcaaattttgaaaaatataataaaatatttacgATGAAATCACAAAAATTAATTAGTAAAATACATTTACAAGTAAGCCCAGCCCAAGTtcatataatacaaaaatatatgtctATTTTCTTACAAAATGGATTCGAAGTACAAATTTTAGAAGAACCCATACATAAAAGAAggaaaacaaataataatataaatgaacaaatagATGAGGAAGAAGAAATGCTTATGGAActtaatgtatatttattatcattaccaGTATTTAATGGAAAAATATTAGAAGTAGTTGATTTTATGTCTCTCTTGCATCATCTAACAGAGCATCCAGTAGCTTCATACAATGAATCCGAAGTATCTGCAAAAAGTACAATAgatttgaataataaaacagATACATggtttaattataatttccCACGACCTCAAAAGGTGTGGCGTATTCTAGCATCCAA ggCGTGTCGAAATGCGATAATGGTTGGCAAATCATTAAACATATACGAAATGAttaagataaagaaaaagctGAGTTTTTTAAAGAATCCATGGAATTGTCCTCATGGTAGACCTACCATAAAATATCTCATAAATAATgtggatataaaaaattgcTTTAAAaactattatttaaaattatatgatgaaATTACTAATTTGATTTTAACTCAGAATTATGAtgcttataaatatttgtttcataatcatgtcttttttttaattatatctaCCAAACCTTTCCTAGGTCCTGTTTTAAAATTTCAATAA
- a CDS encoding serine/threonine protein kinase, FIKK family, with the protein MYYSVNEWKINKFIHSIFPKKSILIIFLMLYLRKLTKRKYNILRGLLEFEQILGKGPREKSKKGHKKMKSKQSRNEKKNEEQDDLLKNKHVLLKSIEDDLLKSVEEMLLRNKEYKLLQNEYDNMLQNKDYNMLQNKDHNMLQNKDYNMLQDKNDNVLQNKNDNMLQDKNDNVLQNEYQKLLQNKQDDNSLKGNPLIVTKQVHNRCMNKTHENRQDGEKNDDILLISPTKVDNIWTRLKKSISRGMFMNFLLNDNNNNNNNEKKHSMLYFINMLKKQFNYYSSKNSNDEKFEKSRNEGEEKYDNLNKKYNMVYNWKIGQECFLKKLGNVHNFEMNGVNYYDFNLLSIPTIGYSKSSKRLQLMYKTDVIYGENENEENNIKNKLFLKKVPANLWIEQYKLMKEYDGEYLYGGENYVMEFLVFSFLDKYHPDICPKLYKILYEPPNKEDIKDAKIKFDNIDDFVKYMEDTIEHNKRNDGKNNVDNNIHNNNINDCIISSDKKNDNNSNNNNNNNSNSCDSNHNNSCDSNCGYVVMVSEYYGEDIFDFIIKRRKNVFLKIRRKDKINILHASLKLLARLHDAGLSHLDLTPDNILISKNMDLRLCDFAKSTPMYSNKLRHLKASKNWYKFESYETNVAKSAYTPPECWEIFWRYYELNVKEPLEYLKLITNQEERKKFYFDVASADKFMLGVLFIWIWTSGNLWGCSDPLQDDYFYSLMKSEMNFNNFPCTQNWPHGLKHIIKQLLHMKYRKDLDLNILSIHPWWYKRKK; encoded by the exons ATGTACTATAGTGTAAATGaatggaaaataaataaatttattcatTCCATATTTCCTAAGAAGtccatattaataatatttctcaTGTTATATTTGA GAAAATTAACAAAAAGGAAGTACAACATCTTAAGGGGTCTACTAGAATTCGAACAAATTCTTGGAAAAGGCCCTAGGGAGAAATCAAAAAAAGGGCATAAGAAAATGAAATCAAAGCAAAGtagaaatgaaaagaaaaatgaagaacAAGATGACctcttaaaaaataaacacgTCCTCTTAAAAAGTATAGAAGATGACCTTTTAAAAAGCGTAGAAGAAATGCTCTTAAGAAATAAAGAGTATAAATTGTTGCAAAATGAATACGATAATATGTTGCAAAATAAAGATTATAATATGTTGCAAAATAAAGATCATAATATGTTGCAAAATAAAGATTATAATATGTTGcaagataaaaatgataatgtgttgcaaaataaaaatgataatatgttgcaagataaaaatgataatgtgCTTCAAAATGAATATCAGAAGCTCTTACAAAACAAACAGGATGATAACTCACTTAAAGGTAATCCCTTAATTGTAACTAAGCAAGTACATAATAGGTGTATGAACAAAACACATGAAAATAGGCAAGATGGTGAAAAgaatgatgatatattattaatatcccCCACAAAAGTAGACAACATATGGAcaagattaaaaaaaagtatttcAAGAGGTATgtttatgaattttttattaaatgataataataataataataataatgagaaaaaaCATTCTATGTTGTATTTCATAAATATGTTGAAAAAACAATTCAATTATTATAGTTCCAAAAAttcaaatgatgaaaaattcGAGAAATCACGAAATGAAggagaagaaaaatatgataatttaaataagaaGTATAATATGGTATATAATTGGAAAATAGGACAAGAATGTTTTCTGAAAAAATTAGGTAATGTACATAATTTTGAAATGAATGGTgttaattattatgattttaatttattatcaatTCCAACTATTGGTTATTCTAAAAGTAGTAAAAGACTACAATTGATGTATAAAACTGATGTAATATATGGGGAAAATgagaatgaagaaaataatataaaaaataaattatttttaaaaaaagttcCTGCAAATTTGTGGATTgaacaatataaattaatgaaAGAATATGATggagaatatttatatggtgGGGAAAATTATGTAATGGAATTCTtagttttttcttttcttgaTAAATATCACCCTGATATATGTCCTAAgttgtataaaatattatatgagcctccaaataaagaagatattaaagatgcaaaaataaaatttgaCAATATAGATgattttgtaaaatatatggaaGATACTATAGAACATAACAAAAGGAATGATGGTAAAAATaatgttgataataatatacataacaataatattaacgATTGTATAATTAGTAGTGATaagaaaaatgataataatagcaacaataacaataataacaatagtaACAGTTGTGATAGTAATCATAATAACAGTTGTGATAGTAACTGTGGATATGTTGTAATGGTATCCGAATATTACGGTGAAGATATAtttgattttattataaaacgaaggaaaaatgtttttttaaaaatccGAAGAAAAGATAAAATCAATATTCTTCATGCttctttaaaattattagcAAGATTACATGATGCTGGATTATCTCATCTTGATTTAACAcctgataatatattaatatcaaaaaatatggaTTTACGTTTATGTGATTTTGCTAAAAGCACTCCAATGTATAGCAATAAACTAAGACATTTAAAAGCATCTAAAAATTGGTATAAATTCGAATCATATGAAACTAATGTAGCAAAAAGTGCATATACACCACCTGAATGTTGGGAAATATTTTGGAGATATTATGAATTAAATGTTAAAGAACCTttagaatatttaaaattaattacaAACCAAgaagaaaggaaaaaattttattttgacGTTGCTTCTGCCGACAAATTTATGTTAGGGGTTCTATTTATATGGATATGGACTAGTGGTAATTTATGGGGTTGTTCAGATCCTTTACAAgatgattatttttatagtcTTATGAAATCAGAAatgaattttaataatttcccATGTACACAAAATTGGCCCCATGGCCTTAAGCATATCATAaag caATTGTTACATATGAAATACAGAAAAGATTTggatttaaatattttaagcATTCATCCATGGTggtacaaaagaaaaaagtaa